The following coding sequences are from one Triticum dicoccoides isolate Atlit2015 ecotype Zavitan chromosome 4A, WEW_v2.0, whole genome shotgun sequence window:
- the LOC119288213 gene encoding 60S ribosomal protein L5, mitochondrial-like, giving the protein MSIRSLIAASRSGHALTAATISQAASRAHQHAAGVPPLLPRLGPLARAFSSSPETADVDSGVPVMEVQKRRVGKKAKGAKSGKAMMFPLHFHYEDVLREDLLLKLNHTNTMEVPGLFEIRLVPKSTTGAKIQFGKLAMEILCGQRCIQAELPAHLKGKATNAYLGSQKDAVSLRQSIIRGHGMYNFLVRVLTVMSMLDSKVAIEQGNCVKFFMATEFCEFSPEIEDHFEIFETIGGFNVTIVTTACSKEETSLLWSGFLLKDEGEIS; this is encoded by the exons ATGTCCATCAGATCTCTCATCGCCGCGTCCAGGTCCGGCCATGCCCTCACCGCTGCCACCATTTCTCAG GCAGCCTCCAGAGCGCACCAGCACGCCGCCGGCGTGCCTCCTCTGCTCCCCAGGCTTGGACCACTCGCCCGCGCCTTCAG CTCAAGCCCTGAAACAGCAGATGTCGATTCAGGTGTCCCTGTCATGGAAGTGCAG AAACGGCGGGTGGGCAAAAAGGCCAAGGGCGCGAAAAGCGGAAAAGCCATGATGTTCCCACTCCATTTCCACTACGAAGATGTGTTGCGCGAGGATCTGTTGCTCAAACTGAACCACACCAACACCATGGAGGTCCCTGGGTTGTTTGAGATCAGACTGGTGCCCAAGTCTACCACCGGTGCCAAAATCCAGTTTGGGAAACTGGCCATGGAGATTCTGTGCGGCCAGAGGTGCATACAGGCGGAGCTGCCCGCCCATCTGAAAGGGAAGGCGACCAACGCATACCTGGGGTCCCAGAAGGACGCCGTGTCCCTGAGGCAGAGCATCATCCGAGGGCACGGGATGTACAACTTCCTGGTCAGGGTCCTGACGGTGATGTCGATGCTGGATTCCAAGGTGGCGATCGAGCAGGGCAACTGCGTCAAGTTCTTCATGGCCACGGAGTTCTGCGAGTTCTCCCCCGAGATAGAGGACCACTTCGAGATCTTCGAGACCATTGGGGGGTTCAACGTGACCATCGTCACCACGGCCTGCTCGAAGGAGGAGACCTCGCTGCTGTGGAGCGGCTTCTTGCTCAAGGATGAAGGTGAGATCAGCTAA